A segment of the Candidatus Methylomirabilota bacterium genome:
TGCTGGAGGTCATCCGCGCCGAGTACACGCTGACCGCACGCGCCAAGGGTCTCGGCGAGGGCCCGGTGATCTTCAAGCACGCCCTCAAGAACGCCTTCATCCCCGTGGTGACGCTGCTGGGGCCGATGTTCGCCGCGGTGGGCACGGGCTCCTTCTTCGTGGAGTCGGTCTTCCGCGTCCCCGGCATGGGCGGCTTCTTCGTGCTCTCGATGACCGGACGCGACTACCCGATGATCATGGCGGTGGTGCTGACCTATGGCGCCTTCCTGGCCGTGATGAACCTCGTGGTCGACCTGCTCTACGGCGCGCTCGACCCGAGGATCCGCTACTAACCCGATGGCGACCACGGGCGAGGCCCCGCCGCTGGGCACGAGTCTCGGGCGGGACGCGCTCCGCCGCCTGCGGCGCAACCGCCTGGCCATGGGCGGGGCCGTCGTGGTCGCCCTCCTCTGCCTCATCGCGATCTTCGCCGACGTGCTGGCGCCCTACCCTTACACCAAGACCAACTTCGGCCGGCTGAACGAGGCGCCCTCGCGCGACTACCCGCTAGGGACGGACCAGCTCGGCCGCGACCTGCTCTCGCGCATGATCTACGGCGCGCGCATCTCGATGCTCGTGGGGCTCGGGGCCCAGGTGGTCGTCGTGCTCATCGGCCTGCCCATCGGCGCGCTCTCGGGCTTTCTCGGCGGCCGAGTCGATCTCTTCCTGACGCGCTTCATCGACGTCATGTACGCCTTCCCGAACCTGCTCTTCGTCATCCTCGTCATGTCCATGCTCGGCGCCGGGCTCACCAACATCTTCATCGCCATCGGGCTCACCGGCTGGGTGGGCATCGCCCGGCAGACGCGCGCCCAGGTGCTCGGCCTCAAGGCCCAGGAGTTCGTGGAGGGGGCCCGCGCGCTGGGGGCCCGCTCCGGGCGCCTGCTGGGCCGCCACATCCTGCCCAACGCGCTCACGCCCATCGTCGTGTCGGTGACGTTCGGGATCCCCGAGGCGATCTTCACCGAGGCGGCGCTGTCGTTCATCGGCGTCGGCATCAACCCGCCCACGCCCTCCTGGGGCCAGATGGTGGGCGAGTCGCAACAGTACCTGCGCTCGTACTGGCACCTCTGCGTCTTTCCGTCCATCGCCATCGCCGTCACCATGCTGTCGTTCACGTTCCTCGGCGACGGCGTTCGCGACGCGCTGGATCCGAAGCTCAAGTAGCGGCGTTGACTCCAGGAGGGCCCGCATGACGACTCCCCGGATGTCCGACGCCCAGCTCGACCTGCTGGCCGGGC
Coding sequences within it:
- a CDS encoding ABC transporter permease, which produces MATTGEAPPLGTSLGRDALRRLRRNRLAMGGAVVVALLCLIAIFADVLAPYPYTKTNFGRLNEAPSRDYPLGTDQLGRDLLSRMIYGARISMLVGLGAQVVVVLIGLPIGALSGFLGGRVDLFLTRFIDVMYAFPNLLFVILVMSMLGAGLTNIFIAIGLTGWVGIARQTRAQVLGLKAQEFVEGARALGARSGRLLGRHILPNALTPIVVSVTFGIPEAIFTEAALSFIGVGINPPTPSWGQMVGESQQYLRSYWHLCVFPSIAIAVTMLSFTFLGDGVRDALDPKLK